CCTTGATATTGCAACTACCCATGTAAGTAATCATGGCGAAACCCGCAACTGACGCGGGTAGGGGTAGAGACAATGCATCAATACCAAGGGTCGAAAAGTCGAGATAGCCGCGCATTCTGCACAAAAATAATCCTTTCTTTGTTTTTTGTGCACTTTTTTTGTGCATCTTTGGTCAGTGCAGCTGACCTTGTGTCAGACCCGCAAGCCGTTTCCAGAAATGCTATGCAACACGCCCAGGTTGCTGAAATTGACTTGCTAGAAAAGAACACAGATGTTTTTTATCTTCGTGCTCGTTTGGGCGATGCTGATGAAAGCGAGTTTCTATTGGACACCGGTTCAGGTTATCTCGCGATCAGTGAGGATGAGCTGGCCAAGTTAAAGCAAAGTGATATGGCCCGGTATGAGCGCGGAATTAATGCCCGCTTAGCCAATGGTCAGGTTAAACGGGTATCGATCTATATTGTTGACAGTTTGGATTTAGGCGGTGGCTGTGTACTGCACAATGTTGAGGCGGCGGTGTTGCCAGGGGCAACCCGTAATATTATTGGTATGAATGTACTGAAAATGGTGGGTAACTTTAGTATTTCGTTTAACCCGTCCAAGCTGACGCTTAGCGACTGCAGTGCTAACACTGCCGAGGCCGTAGCAAGCCTTTAACCGTTTGAGTTAACAAATATTAAAACGAAATGAGGGCGATGTATTGCACCAATGCCCTTGTCACTGACGATTTGGCATGATGAACCTGCCCCTCGTTCCCTATTAGATCAGCACTAACTTTCCTGTGCTGGCTCCAGATGCCAGTTGCTGTTGCGCACGCGCCGCTTCTTCAAGTGAAATACGCTCACCGATCAACGGATCAATTTTGTTTTCTGCCAGCAAGCTTAATAGTGTCTCTAGATCTTCTCGATAAAACGCCGGGCGTTCAGTGCGCCAGGTATCGACGTTATAACCCACGACACCTTTGCTGGCACTAAGCAATTTCAAGGGCGATGCAGACAGGTTGTGAAGAAGGCTTTTGAGTACACTCAGCATATTGAGGCGACCATTTTTGGTTATGCCTAACATGCCATAACAGACCACCGTGCCGCTGGGTTTTAGCATGCTTAGCGCACGGCTGGTTTCTTTGCCGCCAATAGCATCAAAAACAGCATTAAGGCCTTTGCCTTGAGTGAAGGTGTCCACGGCTTGTTCAATGTCTTCGTTGCGGTAGTCGAGGGGGTGGCCGCCACGCTCTGTCACTATGGCGTGCTTTGACTTGGAGGCGTAGCCAATCGCGTTAACACCATGCATCGCGGCTAGCTCAAGTAGAGCTGTACCGACTCCGCCTGCGGCAGCGTGAATCAATATCGTGTCCCCAGCTTGTACCTTTGCAACTCTGTGCAGCATTTGCCAGGCGGTTAGGTAATTCAGTATCAGTGCAACGGCTTTTGTGGCATCAAGCGATTCCGGCACCACAACGCATTGATCTGCGGGTAGCAGGCGGTGTCGAGCGTAGCTGCCATAGACTGTGAGGGCTGCGACCCGAGTACCGGGTGTGAAATGTTCTGGTACGCCTGCACCCACGGCTTCGATTTTTCCTACAACATCGTAGCCGGGAGTTCTTGGCCAGCCAATATCTTTTGGCAGCGGATAAATA
The DNA window shown above is from Spongiibacter sp. IMCC21906 and carries:
- a CDS encoding TIGR02281 family clan AA aspartic protease, which gives rise to MQHAQVAEIDLLEKNTDVFYLRARLGDADESEFLLDTGSGYLAISEDELAKLKQSDMARYERGINARLANGQVKRVSIYIVDSLDLGGGCVLHNVEAAVLPGATRNIIGMNVLKMVGNFSISFNPSKLTLSDCSANTAEAVASL
- a CDS encoding medium chain dehydrogenase/reductase family protein, which produces MRDKLSTKIIAIKRGDTRVFKTLHPPIPKPGPGEIQIKMEAAGVAFADIMLREGIYPLPKDIGWPRTPGYDVVGKIEAVGAGVPEHFTPGTRVAALTVYGSYARHRLLPADQCVVVPESLDATKAVALILNYLTAWQMLHRVAKVQAGDTILIHAAAGGVGTALLELAAMHGVNAIGYASKSKHAIVTERGGHPLDYRNEDIEQAVDTFTQGKGLNAVFDAIGGKETSRALSMLKPSGTVVCYGMLGITKNGRLNMLSVLKSLLHNLSASPLKLLSASKGVVGYNVDTWRTERPAFYREDLETLLSLLAENKIDPLIGERISLEEAARAQQQLASGASTGKLVLI